One window of the Camelina sativa cultivar DH55 chromosome 1, Cs, whole genome shotgun sequence genome contains the following:
- the LOC104771424 gene encoding uncharacterized protein LOC104771424 has translation MDQPPPDQSKQQWKFSTFVYSSSILFLFLSIIVLGFTTTDLYKVQSLRFTFTANRIYSYPLGFYDGAPKSNSESVNTDSSTSHCVLWMAPFLSSGGYSSEAWSYILSLRRNLTNPRFRITIEHHGDLESVEFWNGLAKETKELAIEMYRTQCRPNETIVVCHSEPGAWYPPLFETLPCPPTGYDDFLSVIGRTMFETDRVNPEHVERCNQMDHVWVPTEFHVSSFVQSGVDSSKVVKIVQPVDVAFFDPSKYEPLDLMAIGDLVLGSGIKKSGLGFVFLSVFKWEQRKGWDVLLKAYLREFSGKDGVALFLLTNAYHSESDFGNKILDFVEELDMEETRNGYPSVYVIDKHIAQVDLPRLYKAADAFVLPTRGEGWGRPIVEAMAMSLPVITTNWSGPTEYLTERNSYPLVVEEMSEVKEGPFEGQLWAEPSVDKLRVLMRHVMNNPDEAKVKGKHGRDDMIQKFAPEVVAKVVADQIERIFDEKIRT, from the coding sequence ATGGATCAACCACCACCAGATCAGAGCAAGCAACAATGGAAATTCTCAACGTTCGTCTACTCTTCATCGATcttattcctttttctttcgaTAATCGTACTCGGCTTCACTACGACTGATCTCTACAAAGTCCAAAGTCTGAGATTCACCTTCACTGCGAACCGCATCTATAGCTATCCTCTAGGGTTCTACGACGGAGCCCCCAAATCCAATTCCGAATCCGTGAACACAGATTCGTCTACCTCCCATTGCGTGTTATGGATGGCTCCTTTTCTCTCAAGTGGTGGTTACAGCTCAGAAGCTTGGTCTTACATTTTATCACTTCGTCGAAATCTCACAAACCCTAGATTTCGAATCACCATCGAGCACCATGGCGATCTAGAATCTGTGGAGTTTTGGAATGGTTTAGCTAAGGAGACTAAAGAGCTAGCGATTGAAATGTACAGAACACAGTGTAGACCTAACGAGACGATCGTTGTTTGTCATAGCGAGCCTGGTGCTTGGTATCCACCATTGTTCGAGACTCTTCCTTGTCCTCCTACTGGTTACGATGATTTCTTATCTGTGATTGGTAGAACAATGTTTGAGACTGATAGAGTCAATCCAGAGCATGTGGAGCGATGTAACCAGATGGATCATGTTTGGGTTCCTACTGAGTTTCATGtctcttcttttgttcaaaGTGGGGTTGATTCTTCTAAGGTTGTCAAGATTGTGCAGCCTGTTGATGTCGCCTTCTTCGATCCTTCAAAGTATGAGCCATTGGATCTGATGGCAATTGGGGATTTGGTTTTGGGTTCCGGAATTAAAAAGTCGGGTTTGGGGTTTGTGTTCTTGAGTGTGTTTAAGTGGGAGCAGAGAAAAGGTTGGGATGTGTTGTTGAAAGCTTACCTGAGAGAGTTCTCTGGTAAAGAcggtgttgctctgtttttgctgACAAACGCGTATCACTCGGAGAGCGATTTCGGGAACAAGATTCTAGATTTCGTAGAAGAATTGGATATGGAAGAGACTCGAAATGGTTACCCGTCTGTGTATGTGATTGATAAACACATAGCTCAAGTTGATTTGCCTCGGTTGTACAAAGCGGCTGATGCGTTTGTGTTGCCTACAAGAGGCGAAGGATGGGGAAGACCGATAGTGGAAGCCATGGCAATGTCATTGCCTGTGATAACAACGAACTGGTCAGGACCAACTGAGTATCTGACAGAGCGGAATAGTTACCCGTTGGTGGTTGAGGAGATGAGTGAAGTAAAGGAAGGTCCTTTTGAAGGGCAGCTATGGGCAGAGCCATCTGTGGATAAGCTTAGGGTTCTAATGAGGCATGTAATGAATAATCCGGATGAGGCTAAGGTTAAAGGAAAGCATGGAAGAGATGACATGATCCAGAAGTTTGCTCCTGAGGTTGTTGCTAAGGTCGTAGCAGATCAAATCGAGAGGATATTTGATGAGAAAATAAGAACATGA
- the LOC104771329 gene encoding charged multivesicular body protein 5 produces MRRVFGAKKNTEPPPSIQDASDRINKRGDSVEDKIKKLDFELCKYREQIKKTRPGPAQEAVKARAMRVLKQKKMYEGQRDMLYNQTFNLDQVSFAAEGLKDAQQTMTALKSANKELKGMMKTVKIQDIDNLQDEMMDLMDVSSEIQETLGRSYNIPDGLDEDDLMGELDALESDMGNETEADGMPSYLQPDTETDYDSELNLPAAPTGHSGAPHGRVQAEDEFGLPAVPRASLRG; encoded by the exons atgaggagagtTTTCGGCGCGAAAAAGAACACAGAGCCTCCTCCCTCTATTCAGGATGCCTCTGATCGG aTAAACAAAAGAGGAGATTCGGTAGAAGATAAGATTAAGAAGCTTGATTTTGAACTCTGCAAATACAGAGAACAGATTAAAAAGACCAGACCTGGTCCTGCTCAAGAAGCTGTCAAAGCTCGTGCTATGAGGGTTCTCAAGCAGAAGAAAAT GTATGAAGGACAACGCGACATGCTCTATAATCAAACATTCAATCTCGATCAAGTTTCATTCGCTGCTGAAGGCCTCAAAGATGCTCAACAAACT ATGACAGCACTAAAATCTGCAAACAAGGAGTTGAAAGGAATGATGAAAACCGTAAAGATTCAAGATATTGAT AATCTGCAAGATGAGATGATGGATCTGATGGATGTGAGCTCTGAAATTCAAGAAACACTTGGTAGAAGCTACAATATTCCTGATGGCCTTGACGAAGATGACCTCATGGGAG AGCTTGATGCTCTTGAATCTGACATGGGAAACGAGACTGAAGCAGATGGAATGCCTTCTTATCTCCAACCCGATACAGAAACTGACTACGATAGCGAGCTTAACTTGCCTGCAGCACCAACAGGACACAGTGGAGCTCCACATGGAAGAGTTCAG GCCGAGGATGAATTTGGATTACCAGCGGTGCCACGAGCTTCTCTCCGGGGATAA
- the LOC104771251 gene encoding nuclear pore complex protein NUP1, with protein MASAARGESSNPYGGGFGTGGKARKPTARRSQKTPYDRPPTSVRNSGLGGGDVRGGGWLSKLVDPAQRLITYSAHRLFASVFRKRLVSGETPTQSPEQQKQLPERDVNLERKVEHKQDVSNLSKKSDFIRMEDTNASVDPTKDGFTDLEKILQGKTFTRSEVDRLTTLLRSKAPDSSTVNEEQRNEASNVVRHPPSHERDRTHPNNGSMNAIVSTPPGSSRALVECVASPAQLAKAYMGSRPSEVTPSMLGLRGQAGREDSVFLNRTPFPQKSPTMSLVPKPSGQRPLENGFVTPRSRGRSAVYSMARTPYSRPQSTVKIGSLFQASPGTWEGSLPSGSRQGFQSGLKRRSSALDNDVGSVGPVRRIRQKSNLSSRSLALPASESPLSVRANSGQKTTHTSRDSAENIPGSSFNLVPTQSSDMASKIFQQLDFLVPTKEKSPSKLSPSMLRGPALKSLQNVEAPKFLDNLPEKKENLPDSSYQKQEKSRESGSREVLAPSGKTGGTVDGTSKTGSTQDQETLGKGAYLPLTNSFVEHPPKKRAFRMSAHEDFLDLDDDHGAASTPFEVVEKQNVFKVEKSRISMPNGEKLLTPSEAMPSTAYISNGDASQGTSNGSLETGRFKFSALPTEAVQQSNMASEPTSKFIQETDKSSISPSKLTSKEKVISLEEPKKADAVFPSFFSSPAATDLLNQNAGASADIKLNETSSTGFGVSEGWAKPTESKKTFSNSASGAESTTSAASTLNGSIFSAGANAVSPPPNNGSLSSIPSFPPTISSIPSNNSVGDVPSTVQSLAATPSSSSIFGKLPADTSNDSNSQSTAAPPASSTSPFKFGEHAAPFSAPAVTQSSGQISKESEVKKSTFENTNTFKFGGMASAEPSTGSGFGAKSSENKSTPGFVFGSSSPAVADAGKNIFGGTSSVVGGSTLNPSTTASSAPVSSGSLIFGVTSSSTPVTETGKFSVSSAATNAGSNNAGSNIFGTNPPAFTSSGSSMFGSVAASTGGSIFGFNAGSSASAASSQSQASNLFGAANAQTGNTGSGTTTSTQSTPFQFGSSASAPTFGSSGNSSLASNSSPFVFASGSTPQLSSINSSASSSGTTSSPLFGSSWQAPNSAPVFSSSFTPSSSPTFNFGGSSAATGSSTPAPIFGASTNTPSSSPIFGFNSTGPTTPQQPVFGNSAPSANPSQSVFGNSNSGFAFGAPNNTNGINNNNQQVSMEDSMAEDTDQANKASMVAPPMFGQPAVTMPQPNFGFGGGAATQPSSMANPFQFGGQPIPSTPQNASPFQASQSLEFQGGGSFSLGSTGGGDKSGRRIFKAKKTNRKK; from the exons ATGGCGAGCGCGGCACGCGGTGAAAGCAGCAACCCTTACGGCGGCGGATTTGGAACCGGTGGAAAAGCCCGGAAGCCGACGGCTCGAAGGTCTCAGAAAACTCCGTATGATCGACCACCGACTTCCGTGAGGAACTCTGGACTTGGTGGCGGAGATGTCAGAGGCGGCGGCTGGTTGTCGAAATTAGTGGATCCGGCCCAGAGGCTTATTACTTATAGTGCTCATAGGCTCTTCGCTTCGGTTTTCCGTAAACGCCTTGTCTCAGGTGAGACGCCTACACAGTCTCCGGAGCAGCAGAAGCAGCTTCCAGAAAGAG ATGTGAATCTGGAGAGGAAGGTAGAACACAAGCAGGACGTCTCCAAT CTGTCCAAGAAAAGTGATTTTATTCGGATGGAAGATACCAATGCATCTGTTGATCCAACCAAAGATGGATTTACAGATCTTGAGAAAATCTTACAGGggaaaacttttacaag GTCTGAAGTTGATCGATTAACTACCTTGCTGCGTTCAAAAGCTCCTGATTCGTCCACTGTGAACGAGGAGCAGAGAAATGAAGCGAGTAATGTTGTGAGACATCCGCCATCACATGAGAGGGATAGGACGCATCCAAATAATGGAAGTATGAACGCCATTGTTTCAACACCTCCTGGAAGTTCGAGA GCTCTCGTTGAGTGCGTTGCTTCGCCAGCACAGCTTGCAAAGGCCTACATGGGTAGCCGACCTTCAGAAGTTACTCCTTCTATGTTGGGATTGCGTGGTCAAGCGGGTAGGGAAGATTCTGTTTTCCTGAACAGAACCCCGTTTCCGCAGAAGTCACCTACAATGTCACTGGTACCAAAGCCTTCTGGACAAAGACCTTTGGAAAATGGTTTTGTCACCCCTAGATCTCGGGGAAGATCTGCTGTTTATAGCATGGCCAGAACACCATACTCTAGGCCTCAGTCCACTGTGAAG attGGGTCTCTTTTTCAAGCATCTCCAGGTACATGGGAAGGAAGCTTACCTTCTGGTTCTAGGCAAGGGTTTCAATCG ggTCTTAAACGGAGGAGCTCAGCCTTAGATAATGACGTAGGATCTGTGGGCCCTGTAAGGAGGATTCGTCAAAAATCTAACCTTTCGTCCCGAAGCTTGGCTCTTCCTGCTTCTGAGAGCCCACTTTCTGTCCGTGCCAATAGTGGACAAAAAACTACACATACATCTAGAGACAGTGCAGAGAATATTCCTGGTTCAAGTTTTAACCTTGTTCCTACCCAGTCCAGTGATATGgcttcaaaaatatttcaacaGCTTGATTTTCTGGTTCCAACAAAGGAGAAATCACCAAGTAAGTTATCACCATCCATGCTACGTGGTCCCGCACTCAAAAGCCTACAGAATGTGGAGGCACCAAAGTTCTTGGATAATCTTCCTGAGAAGAAGGAAAATTTGCCAGATTCTAGCTATCAAAAGCAGGAAAAATCTAGAGAGAGTGGCTCCAGAGAGGTTTTGGCCCCGAGTGGGAAGACTGGTGGTACTGTTGATGGCACAAGCAAAACAGGTTCCACTCAAGATCAGGAGACTCTTGGTAAAGGTGCCTATTTGCCTCTCACGAATTCGTTTGTAGAGCATCCTCCAAAAAAGAGAGCATTTCGAATGAGTGCGCATGAg GATTTCTTGGATTTGGATGATGATCATGGTGCGGCATCTACTCCCTTTGAAGTGGTAGAAAAACAGAATGTCTTCAAAGTAGAGAAAAGTCGTATCAGCATGCCTAATGGGGAGAAACTACTTACTCCCTCTGAAGCGATGCCCTCTACAGCATATATATCTAATGGTGATGCATCTCAGGGTACTTCTAATGGATCTCTGGAAACTGGAAGGTTCAAGTTCTCGGCTTTGCCCACTGAAGCTGTTCAGCAAAGTAATATGGCCTCAGAGCCAACTTCAAAGTTCATACAAGAGACTGACAAATCGAGTATTTCTCCTAGCAAGCTTACCTCAAAAGAGAAAGTTATTTCTCTCGAAGAGCCTAAAAAAGCTGATGCTGTATTTCCCAGCTTCTTCTCATCACCGGCTGCCACTGACTTGTTAAATCAAAACGCTGGTGCATCTGCAGACATCAAGCTAAATGAGACGAGCAG CACTGGTTTTGGAGTATCAGAGGGTTGGGCAAAACCAACTGAATCAAAGAAAACTTTCAGCAACAGTGCTTCTGGAGCTGAGTCAACTACCTCAGCTGCGTCAACCCTCAATGGTAGTATATTCTCAGCTGGAGCAAACGCTGTCAGTCCACCTCCAAATAATGGGTCTCTTAGTTCAATCCCTTCCTTCCCACCTACTATCTCAAGTATACCTTCCAATAATTCTGTGGGTGATGTTCCGTCAACTGTGCAGTCTCTTGCCGCTACTCCCAGTTCCTCTAGTATATTTGGAAAGTTGCCTGCTGATACCAGTAACGATAGCAACTCACAATCAACTGCAGCACCTCCCGCCTCTTCTACATCACCTTTCAAATTTGGGGAACATGCAGCTCCATTTTCTGCGCCAGCTGTAACTCAATCTAGCGGACAGATCTCAAAGGAGTCTGAAGTAAAAAAGTCAACatttgaaaatacaaacacTTTCAAGTTTGGTGGAATGGCTTCAGCAGAGCCGAGCACTGGCAGCGGTTTTGGTGCTAAGTCCTCAGAAAATAAAAGCACGCCAGGTTTTGTGTTTGGAAGCTCATCTCCTGCTGTGGCAGATGcaggtaaaaatatttttggtggGACATCCTCTGTGGTTGGTGGCAGCACATTAAACCCATCTACTACTGCATCATCTGCTCCTGTGAGCTCTGGAAGTTTAATATTTGGTGTGACATCTTCCTCAACCCCTGTGACGGAGACAGGCAAATTTTCTGTGAGTTCGGCAGCTACTAATGCCGGGAGTAATAATGCCGGAAGTAATATTTTTGGTACTAACCCTCCTGCATTTACAAGCTCTGGTAGTAGCATGTTTGGAAGTGTAGCTGCCAGTACCGGAGGCagtatttttggatttaatgcTGGTTCATCAGCTTCTGCTGCTAGCTCTCAATCTCAGGCCTCGAATCTTTTCGGTGCTGCAAATGCTCAGACAGGTAATACTGGCAGCGGAACCACAACATCAACCCAAAGCACCCCCTTCCAGTTTGGTTCGTCTGCATCTGCTCCAACATTTGGTTCGTCTGGGAACTCTTCTCTTGCATCAAACAGTTCTCCATTTGTATTTGCTTCTGGCTCAACTCCTCAACTGAGTTCGATAAACTCCTCTGCAAGCTCTAGTGGTACAACAAGCTCTCCCCTATTTGGGTCAAGCTGGCAAGCTCCCAACTCTGCTCCAGTATTTAGTTCCTCGTTCACCCCTTCTTCATCTCCCACCTTTAACTTTGGAGGATCTTCTGCTGCTACTGGTTCAAGCACTCCTGCTCCCATTTTTGGTGCATCTACCAACACCCCATCATCTTCACCTATCTTTGGTTTCAACTCAACCGGTCCTACCACTCCGCAGCAGCCGGTATTTGGTAACTCAGCCCCCTCAGCGAATCCATCACAGTCTGTGTTCGGTAACTCGAATTCCGGGTTTGCATTTGGTGCTCCTAATAACACAAATGGCATCAACAATAATAACCAACAAGTAAGCATGGAAGACAGCATGGCAGAAGACACAGACCAAGCTAATAAAGCATCCATGGTAGCGCCGCCAATGTTTGGACAACCGGCTGTCACGATGCCGCAACCTAACTTTGGCTTTGGCGGAGGAGCAGCGACACAGCCTTCATCAATGGCTAACCCGTTCCAGTTTGGAGGGCAGCCGATCCCAAGCACGCCACAGAACGCATCACCTTTCCAGGCATCACAGAGTCTAGAGTTTCAAGGAGGTGGGAGCTTTTCACTAGGCAGCACTGGAGGAGGCGATAAGTCAGGACGCAGAATCTTTAAAGCGAAGAAAACCAACAGGAAGAAATAA